In Lemur catta isolate mLemCat1 chromosome 1, mLemCat1.pri, whole genome shotgun sequence, one DNA window encodes the following:
- the CEBPE gene encoding CCAAT/enhancer-binding protein epsilon isoform X1 encodes MSHGTYYECEPRGGQQPLEFSGGQAGPGELGDMCEHEASIDLSAYIESGEEQLLSDLFAVKPASEARGLKGPGTPAFPHYLPPDPRPFAYPPHTFGPDRKALGPGIYSSPGSYDPRAVAVKEEPRGPEGSRSASRGSYNPLQYQVAHCGQTAMHLPPALAAPGQPLRVLKAPLATAAAPCSPLLKAPSPAGPMHKGKKAVNKDSLEYRLRRERNNIAVRKSRDKAKRRILETQQKVLEYMAENERLRSRVEQLTQELDTLRNLFRQIPEAANLIKGVGGCS; translated from the exons ATGTCCCACGGGACCTACTATGAGTGTGAGCCCCGGGGCGGCCAGCAGCCACTGGAGTTCTCAGGGGGCCAAGCCGGGCCCGGGGAGCTGGGGGACATGTGTGAGCACGAGGCCTCCATCGACCTCTCCGCCTACATCGAGTCCGGGGAGGAGCAGCTCCTCTCCGACCTCTTTGCCGTGAAGCCTGCGTCCGAGGCCAGAGGCCTGAAGGGCCCTGGAACCCCTGCCTTCCCCCACTACCTGCCTCCTGATCCGCGGCCCTTCGCCTACCCCCCACACACCTTCGGCCCGGACAGGAAGGCGCTGGGGCCTGGCATCTACAGCAGCCCGGGGAGCTACGACCCCAGGGCTGTGGCGGTAAAGGAGGAGCCTCGGGGGCCCGAGGGCAGCCGGAGTGCCAGCCGAGGCAGCTACAATCCCCTGCAGTACCAAGTGGCACACTGTGGGCAGACAGCCATGCACCTGCCCCCGGCCCTGGCAGCACCTGGCCAGCCGCTGCGTGTTCTCAAG GCCCCTTTGGCCACCGCCGCAGCCCCCTGCAGTCCCCTCCTCAAGGCGCCCTCCCCAGCTGGCCCCATGCACAAGGGCAAGAAGGCAGTGAACAAGGACAGCCTGGAGTACCGGCTGCGGCGGGAGCGCAACAACATCGCCGTGCGCAAGAGCCGTGACAAGGCCAAGAGGCGCATTCTGGAGACGCAGCAGAAGGTGCTGGAGTACATGGCAGAGAACGAGCGCCTCCGCAGCCGCGTGGAGCAGCTCACCCAGGAGCTAGACACCCTCCGCAACCTCTTCCGCCAGATCCCTGAGGCAGCCAACCTCATCAAGGGCGTTGGGGGCTGCAGCTGA
- the CEBPE gene encoding CCAAT/enhancer-binding protein epsilon isoform X2 yields the protein MSHGTYYECEPRGGQQPLEFSGGQAGPGELGDMCEHEASIDLSAYIESGEEQLLSDLFAVKPASEARGLKGPGTPAFPHYLPPDPRPFAYPPHTFGPDRKALGPGIYSSPGSYDPRAVAVKEEPRGPEGSRSASRGSYNPLQYQVAHCGQTAMHLPPALAAPGQPLRVLKKRKCLLTVEQETRDRLNDSVCGECENTKGSVVSSRGPRPFGHRRSPLQSPPQGALPSWPHAQGQEGSEQGQPGVPAAAGAQQHRRAQEP from the exons ATGTCCCACGGGACCTACTATGAGTGTGAGCCCCGGGGCGGCCAGCAGCCACTGGAGTTCTCAGGGGGCCAAGCCGGGCCCGGGGAGCTGGGGGACATGTGTGAGCACGAGGCCTCCATCGACCTCTCCGCCTACATCGAGTCCGGGGAGGAGCAGCTCCTCTCCGACCTCTTTGCCGTGAAGCCTGCGTCCGAGGCCAGAGGCCTGAAGGGCCCTGGAACCCCTGCCTTCCCCCACTACCTGCCTCCTGATCCGCGGCCCTTCGCCTACCCCCCACACACCTTCGGCCCGGACAGGAAGGCGCTGGGGCCTGGCATCTACAGCAGCCCGGGGAGCTACGACCCCAGGGCTGTGGCGGTAAAGGAGGAGCCTCGGGGGCCCGAGGGCAGCCGGAGTGCCAGCCGAGGCAGCTACAATCCCCTGCAGTACCAAGTGGCACACTGTGGGCAGACAGCCATGCACCTGCCCCCGGCCCTGGCAGCACCTGGCCAGCCGCTGCGTGTTCTCAAG AAGAGGAAATGCCTGCTGACCGTAGAACAGGAGACCCGAGACAGATTGAACGACAGTGTCTGCGGAGAGTGTGAGAACACGAAAGGGAGTGTGGTCTCAAGCAGAGGACCCC GCCCCTTTGGCCACCGCCGCAGCCCCCTGCAGTCCCCTCCTCAAGGCGCCCTCCCCAGCTGGCCCCATGCACAAGGGCAAGAAGGCAGTGAACAAGGACAGCCTGGAGTACCGGCTGCGGCGGGAGCGCAACAACATCGCCGTGCGCAAGAGCCGTGA